The Asanoa sp. WMMD1127 DNA segment TGGAGGGAAGGCAAGCAATATTAATGCAGGTTCCCCCGTACATTTGCTTCGATTTTTCAATAACAAGAACTTGTTCTCCGTGTTGAGCGAGAAACTTTGCGAGTGTTTTTCCGCCCTTGCCAAACCCGATAATAATATTTTTGACTGTTTCCATTAAAAGGCCTCCAAAGTTGAAATTATTTTACATACTTTGAAATTATACTAAGAATAAACGCTTTGTCACTTAAAACGCTTAAATGAGCCAAATGTGCAGTTTGCGTTTTACTGAACAAAGTGTTAGGATGATATCGTAAATATATTAGTCCCAACTGCAGTCAGAACTTGTATATTAAAGAAAAACGTATTAGATAAATATTGTACATTATTGATCATAAAGAATGTGCTATCGAAATAAAACGTTTTACTGATTTACAAAAAGTTTTGATTGAGGAGAGATTATAATGAAAGCTGCACATTTAGTAGAACACCCCAAAAAAGTAAATGAAAAGAAACCAGTTATTCAAGAGACCAAGTTTATCGACATCTTAAGCAAGGTTGCAACAGTTGTAGCTATTTTGATGTATGTATCTTACATTTCACAGATTAAGAATAATTTGGCCGGAAATTACGGTGCTCCTTTACAACCATTAGTGGCAGCGCTTAACTGTACGTTATGGTGTATTTATGCTTACTTCAAGCAGCAACGTGATTGGCCAGTCTTCTGGGCAAATTTCCCTGGT contains these protein-coding regions:
- a CDS encoding membrane protein, which gives rise to MKAAHLVEHPKKVNEKKPVIQETKFIDILSKVATVVAILMYVSYISQIKNNLAGNYGAPLQPLVAALNCTLWCIYAYFKQQRDWPVFWANFPGIIFGLITFITCLH